The Coffea arabica cultivar ET-39 chromosome 6e, Coffea Arabica ET-39 HiFi, whole genome shotgun sequence genome contains the following window.
attacagaTATCTTCTGTTAGAGATATAGGTAAGAGCAATGTGGCTGAGAGTTTAGGAAATTCGAGTAATAGACGCCTGCTGAGATTCAACCTTactgatggccaaactgaaATAGTTGCCGTAGAGTATTCTCATCTGTCATCAATTCCAGATGACGTAGTGCCTGGCACTAAGGTATATCATTTCATTTGTCTCTGTCATTTTGTTTGCTTTCAGATTATCTCTCAGTTTTGATGCTTAGAtatgatttctttgaaaaatttctACTCTACAAGAATGCACTGGCTTTCAACCAATGTCTTACTTCATAATTTGGAAATTGCTGTAAATAAGTGATTTAGGATAATGCTGTCAATAAGTGATTCAGgaagcccaaaaaaaaagattcagGAAATGCTGCATATATGGGTTCCTCCCTTTTCATTGGCCTTTTGGTTTGGGGAATGGGGGAAGCTGTTGGCAGTGTTGTTGTTATaactatttttttcttgtattttttgtttatttttggcAGGTTCTGTTGGAGAATAATGCCAAGGTTCGCAATGGAATTGTCTGCTTAGATGCCAAAGTGACGAGAGTTTTAGGAGGTCGGGTTCAGTCACTGTATGAAGAATGGGAGATGAACCAAAAATATTCAGCGTTTTCAcgttcagccttgcgaccattgAATGAAACTGCAGCTAGTTGCCCTCCACGATTTGAGAAGTTCCAAGTTGGTGCATCTTTGCAACAGCAGAGCAGAACTTCTCGTCAGTTCTATaatgctctcttttttttttttcttttccatctcAACTCTTCTTGCTTTGTTTTTTAGTTTCCAGTAtcgtggattttttttttttggtggaaagTCTCCTTTTGAGGAATACACTTGAAAGGAATCTTTTATTGACTTATAATAAATGACTGACTAATGTAATATGCGCtcaaaattttttgcaattgcATATGCAGAAAGGTTCAACTTTACGTCAAACAATTAAACTCAGTGCGATCTCTAACCTTGTAATTCCTTGGTTATAGAATATTCCAGTAGTAGCCTGGGGACCGCTTCTGAAATTGGTGAAAGTTCGACATCAAGGCAGATGAGTGAATCTCAGAGCCGCAGCGTCATAATGGATAGCCGGCAAACTGAAGTACAGCCGCCAGCTCGTGTTGAAAATGCTGAAGATAACTCCACCAACTTTCACGCAAGGCAAAAAGAAGGTGGGGCGTATATAACCTTATTGCTGATATAAGAGAGGCCACAGGAGGTTTAGTTTCTTTGAGATCCTGAGTCTAAGAATAGTTAGCAGTCAGATGAACATTCATGGAAATTGTGCAAACAAGCAACATACCAGAAGCTCAGTAACACCTTTTTATGAATGTAGGACCAACATGGGATGGTAGGCAGATATAGATAACAGAATGAAGTTGACAGTAAAACGTTGAGTTAGGTAATGAACCTTAGCAAAGTAGATCTAGCTTTGGGTCCAAAAGAATAGTTTTAAAAGGTTGTTTATGGGTTGATAGATCAAACGGAGAACAGTATTTAAAGTCATTTTTGGGTTTTGGATGGTCTTAGTCCAGTATAGGTCTTCGTCCTCCAAAACATGATAAGTTTGAGGTCTAATAATGGAGCAAGAAAAAGAAGCCAAGAAAGTGAGCTAGAGAACACACCTTATCCAATATGCTTTTCTTGGAACCTCCCTCATTTATACAATTAATGGGTTAAAAGGAGAAACAGAGATCAATATATTGTGATGCACATTTCTGTATCTTATGGTGTAAAGCTCCTTTTGTTGTTAGGACTGTTTATTTATGTGAGTATATTTTCTTGTGACTACAGTGGCTGAATCTATCCCCGTTCAAAACCAAGCAGCTGCTCAAAAACTCCTCCAGAGAATGAGTCAGCCCAACCATGATAATAAGCATTTCCGGGGGAGGAGACAtgggaggaaagaaaaggaggaagATACTGCAACCCTCACTTTAGATGAGTGGGAAAGGAGAAAAACCGGGATAAGCAGTTCAACAGCACACAGCCTAGATGATGTCAGCCTAGATGAGGACCTTGCACGACAGCTTCAAGAGAAATTTGATTTGGAAGATGTTCATGTAAGCATATTTTTTAAATCTGTATTATCTTCAGTACGGGCAGTTTGTCTCAAATATTAGTTGTTTGTCTGTTGTTTTTCGTACTTCTCATGAAACAGCCTCATTATAggctttttttcattttaggagTTTGGATGCCTTTGTTGGAGAACATATTTGAGACTCGAGAGGAAATTGAGATGTTCTTCTGACAGTGTTTTTGTCTACGTGGTTAATGTTTTACTTACAGAAAAAGTGCTGCTTGATAATTCAAAAGGTTTTGGGTCTCTGAATTTTGTAAAATGGATTGTAGCAAAGCATGGGCATTGAAGCTTTGCTTTAACTTTTTATATGAGCGATACATGTATatgaatgtgtgtgtgtgtgtctccGTATCCATGTACGTCCTTACGTATCCTTGGTAAAAACTGAGAAGAGTTAGATATATACCTTCTCTGCATTAATTACATCAGAAAGCGTGCCTGTTATCATCTTTTACTTCTGATTCTAGCATAGATAACAAAACCAATAAGTTTTAGACCTAGAATCAATTAACAAAATCTTATTTGTGTTAGGTCTAGATTAAAACCTTTTGGAATGAAAGAAAATTGTACTCCATTTTGCATATTTACTCTTTATCAACCATAATATGACACTGAAGTGATAAATGTGAATCAATAAAATTAGGTGTCCATAAAGAAATTCAGATTTCTATTTACCACATTAAAATGAATATGATATTATCAGATATGACCATTTATACCATAAAAAGTTGCAGCTGTTCATCTCATTAACATTATTTTTGACTTGTTCAGGTTCAGAAGAATCCTAATGCAACGGAGGCAGAGAATATAAGAATGAGCATGTTTAATTTTGAAAGAGATGATCCTAGAGCCCATGGTAGGATGGGATTTAGAGGCAGAGGTAGAGGTAGTGGAAGGGGAAGAGGAAGGAGTGGAGGCAGGGGAAGGTGGTGATTTTTCACATGTTTGGCTTCTCCTTATTGTTCTGAACATTGCTTTGGCTTTTGGTGATTGCTATGCCCAAGATGTGCGCATGCAACTCTGAAGAGACTTCTAACCTCAGGGTGCATACGAATTCATCTGTCGGAAGTGGCTTCTAACCTCAGCGTGCATAAGAATTCATCTGGTGTTGTTAACTTCCAACTTTTACCTGAATGGTCTTACCAAATGGATGAGAAATCTCCATGTCCTAGGTACTCCTTGCTGCCCATTTAACAGGTACAGATCTTTGTTGATCTAATTCTGCTTGATGATCAAGATTTAACTGATGCATTGATCAAGCGACTTGTGTAAATAGTACTATTAAGTGTAATCCGGAACATATTCCTCTGTCCAgaacaaatcaaaagaaatagGTGCTAACATGTCTTTCCTTTGTTTTCATTTCAAACATTATCTTTGTTCAGTTAAATCTTGCCGATGTGAGTAGATAACCTACTCTATCATAACTGTGTGATTGGAATTTTGATGGATGTTCTTGCAGAATTTTGACaaaattcatgttttgatcatcAAATGGTTTTTCTGAAATGATGGTGAATTTTTGTGGTCGCATGCGATCCTCTGTCAGGTCCATTATTGAATATTTATTATGAGTCGTACTTGTTGCTCCTAACTGTAGTTCCTTTTGATAGAACAAGAATAGCTGAGTTGGGCTGGAAAATCAGCAGATCCTTTTAGTCAGATGTAAATGATTTCGTTTAAGCCAGCTTTAAGATTactttttcatctttccctaaCCATTACTACTTCCGCTTGGATAGGTAGCAGTTTTCTTGtaatccttttcttttgatttataGATTTACAGCATATCTTTTCTTCAGGCTCTTAACCATCTCATGGTGCAATCTGAGATTAGGAAGCCGGGAAGTGCACTGCAATGGTTAGATTCAACACAGGGACATGGACTAAGTAGATAACCTTGTACCTCAATGTTACATTTGGTGTTACTTGTTGAagagtggaagaagaaatgcaaaactGACTGCCAACTGTCAAAATTTTGATGGATATTTTTGTCGTGTAAGCTAGGGCAGTCTACAACTAATCTCCAGGCTTCCagtagatttttgaaatttctaTACCTTTTTGGGTAAATCAAGTTCCCTGTTTGAAGAATGTGTATGGTGGATTTAACTGCAGAATGCAGTTCACTCTTTAAACatgttctatatatataaaaaaaaaaagcgcctCAGAAATGATATAAAGCCTAAAGGAGTGTTGTACATGCACAGTTGGAGATTTGGTCCTTTTCACCTATGCACGTAGAAGTTATATATGCAGCAACCTGTATATATTGCGTAATGTTCTGGGAATGGAGATTGTGAATAAGTTTTCTGCGAATGGATCTGATAGTTGGGGTATGGAGAGGGAAGGGATGATAAGGGAAAAAAGAGGTTGGTGCCCTGGCTTGCGCTGTTGGATTTGTGGCGGGAGCAGTAAAATAAAGCAAGCTTCCCATTCGTCATTTTACTTGCGGGACGGATTGGATTCCAGCCAATTATGTCTGGCAAGTGGCAATGAGGAGAGCCAAAACAAATTTcatgtaaagaagaaagaaatgccGGCCCGGCAAATTACAAAATGTGGGTTGAACAGCTCCAGTAACTGGGTGCACTTGGTTCCACAAGACGATTCAGGAGCCACTAATATTTTCTAGcatcattcctttttctttttttttacggAGACATGATAAATCTATTCTATCTTATATCAGGGAGAGAGGTGGACCTGAAGAGGTTCAAGGGTAATCCGAAGAGACTGAATCACCATCGGATTAGATGGATGTTCTATGCACCAACCAAGTTTTAATGCTTTGACCGTGGCTACCAGCCAAAGGCCGGTGGTTCTAGTATCATTCCTATTGATTTGATTCAATCAGATAACTAATTTTATTTGGTTTTTGAGGGTTGAAAGCATTAATACCCTGTGGTGTTGGTTTGAGTTAATCTCCTGCCATGGCAATTTATACCCACCCATC
Protein-coding sequences here:
- the LOC113696060 gene encoding uncharacterized protein isoform X2, whose protein sequence is METSPSSSAAAVQSHLQTLTSRGWCFKHVDQVQALVAAELSSRLTLDSVESALLNMDLRSIGGKSLPELSHLRHASHLQGPKVLQISSVRDIGKSNVAESLGNSSNRRLLRFNLTDGQTEIVAVEYSHLSSIPDDVVPGTKVLLENNAKVRNGIVCLDAKVTRVLGGRVQSLYEEWEMNQKYSAFSRSALRPLNETAASCPPRFEKFQVGASLQQQSRTSQYSSSSLGTASEIGESSTSRQMSESQSRSVIMDSRQTEVQPPARVENAEDNSTNFHARQKEVAESIPVQNQAAAQKLLQRMSQPNHDNKHFRGRRHGRKEKEEDTATLTLDEWERRKTGISSSTAHSLDDVSLDEDLARQLQEKFDLEDVHVQKNPNATEAENIRMSMFNFERDDPRAHGRMGFRGRGRGSGRGRGRSGGRGRW
- the LOC113696060 gene encoding uncharacterized protein isoform X1, with translation MPRIYKAPKSFRDIGKSNVAESLGNSSNRRLLRFNLTDGQTEIVAVEYSHLSSIPDDVVPGTKVLLENNAKVRNGIVCLDAKVTRVLGGRVQSLYEEWEMNQKYSAFSRSALRPLNETAASCPPRFEKFQVGASLQQQSRTSQYSSSSLGTASEIGESSTSRQMSESQSRSVIMDSRQTEVQPPARVENAEDNSTNFHARQKEVAESIPVQNQAAAQKLLQRMSQPNHDNKHFRGRRHGRKEKEEDTATLTLDEWERRKTGISSSTAHSLDDVSLDEDLARQLQEKFDLEDVHVQKNPNATEAENIRMSMFNFERDDPRAHGRMGFRGRGRGSGRGRGRSGGRGRW